The genomic interval TTGTGTGATGATCATCGATTTCTGTATCCCCTTTTGCATCGATTGTCATATCAAATTTTCCGTGTTTCGTAAACAGATCTAACATATGTGTCATAAATGGAACAGCTGTTTCAATCGAAGCTTTTCCTTCTCCATCAACTGAAAAGTCCAACTTAATATTCGTCTCATTCGTTTTTCGTTCAATACTTGCAGAACGCTCCATTATAAACCCTCCTTCTGTCCAATCGTATCTATATATAAGGTAAGAAAGTATATTTTCGATATTTAGTATCTAGTTCAAGGCCAGCGCTGACCTTGAACTTCTCTTATTTTTTACGAGCTTCAATGGCACGAGCGTGTGCTTCAAGACCTTCCATTCGTGCAAACGTAGCAATTTTTTCAGCATTTTGTCGAAAAGCTGTTTCACTGTACATAATGATGCTTGATTTTTTTTGAAAATCATCAACATTCAATGGACTAGAAAAACGAGCTGTTCCATTTGTCGGTAATACATGGTTCGGTCCAGCAAAATAATCTCCGACAGGTTCCGAGCTAAAACGACCGATAAAAATCGCTCCAGCATGTCGAATCTGTGCCATGACTTCCATCGCATCACGCGTTATAATTTCTAAATGTTCCGGTGCTAATTCATTTACAGCATCAATGGCTTCATTTAAGCTGTCACATACAACAATTCGACCGTAATCAGCAATAGAAGCTGCGGCAATATCACGACGAGGCAGCAAAGCAAGCTGCTTTTCCACTTCACTTGCCACTTCTTCGGCTAATTCAGGCGAAGTCGTAATAAGTACACTGCATGCACGAGCATCATGCTCTGCTTGTGATAAAAGGTCAGCTGCAACTTCCGCAGCAACCGCTGTTTCATCTGCTAAAACCGCAATTTCACTAGGTCCTGCAATCATATCAATCGCTACATCACCAAACACTTCTCGTTTAGCAAGCGCTACATAAATATTCCCTGGTCCGACAATTTTATCGACTTTAGCAATCGTTTCGGTTCCATAAGCAAGTGCCGCAATCGCTTGAGCGCCACCAACTTTATAAATTTCTGTTACACCAGCAATTTTGGCTGCCGCTAATACAGGCGCAGATAATGAACCATCTTTCCCTGGAGGAGAAACCATGACAATTCGTTTTACACCCGCTACTTTAGCCGGCATAATATTCATTAATACAGAGGATGGATAAGCAGCTGTACCACCAGGAACGTAGACACCAACCGCATCAAGGGGCGTCATTTTTTGTCCCAGCATCGTTCCTGTTTCATCTGTCGTCATCCACGAATTACGCGTTTGTTTCTCGTGGAACTTTCGAATATTATCTGCCGCTTCTTGTATAATCGCCAGCTGTTGATCTGGTAAAGTTGCGACAGCAGCTTCTAATTCTGCTTCGGAAACAAGTAATTCCTTAACTTGTACACCGTCAAATTTTTCTGTGTATTGAGATACAGCCGCATCTCCGTTTTTTCTCACATCATTAATAATATCTTGAACGGCTTTTCTTTGATCCTCGGTCCCCGAGTCAACCGAGCGCTTCAAGGAAAGGTCTTTTGTTAATCGTTCAATTTTCATACGCTCACCTCATTTAAAAAATCCAATCACTTATTCGATAATTTCTGCTAACCGGTC from Peribacillus asahii carries:
- the hisD gene encoding histidinol dehydrogenase — its product is MKIERLTKDLSLKRSVDSGTEDQRKAVQDIINDVRKNGDAAVSQYTEKFDGVQVKELLVSEAELEAAVATLPDQQLAIIQEAADNIRKFHEKQTRNSWMTTDETGTMLGQKMTPLDAVGVYVPGGTAAYPSSVLMNIMPAKVAGVKRIVMVSPPGKDGSLSAPVLAAAKIAGVTEIYKVGGAQAIAALAYGTETIAKVDKIVGPGNIYVALAKREVFGDVAIDMIAGPSEIAVLADETAVAAEVAADLLSQAEHDARACSVLITTSPELAEEVASEVEKQLALLPRRDIAAASIADYGRIVVCDSLNEAIDAVNELAPEHLEIITRDAMEVMAQIRHAGAIFIGRFSSEPVGDYFAGPNHVLPTNGTARFSSPLNVDDFQKKSSIIMYSETAFRQNAEKIATFARMEGLEAHARAIEARKK